Within bacterium, the genomic segment CAGTGGGGAAGGGGGAACGGAATGAGAAAGACGGCTATCGCTGTATCGATGCTGTTGGTGCTGGCGTCCGTTGCGTCGGCGGCGGACACGATCAAGCTGGGGGGGATGCTGCCGTTGTCGGGCCGCGCCTCGGACCTGGGGATCACGTGCAAGCAGGGCGCGGAGCTGGCGGTCAAGGAGATCAACGCGAAGGGCGGCGTCCTCGGGAAGAAGTTCGAGCTGCTGATGGCCGACTCCAAGGCGAACGTCCAGGAGCTCGTTTCCCTGTCCAAGCGGTACACCCAGAAGGACAAGGTGAACTTCCTGTTCGGCGTGGTGAGTTCGGGGGGGTCCCTCGCGGTCGCCGAGGTCGCCAAGCAGGAGAAGGTGATCTTCATGGACACCGTGGGCTCCACCGACACCCTGACCAAGGAGAAGTGGAACCGCTACACGTTCCGCTCGGGGACGTGCAATTCCCAGGAGGCCAACTCCCTGGTGCTGTACACGGCCTCGAAGCACAAGAACCTGATGAAGTTCTACAACATCGGGCCAGACTACGAGTACGGCCGGACGATGTGGGACCTCTTCAAGGCGAAGACGAAGGAAGTGAACCCGAAGGCGCAGTTCATCGGCGAACAGTGGCCCAAGCTCTTCATCCCCGACTACACCTCCTATATCAACGCCATCCTCCAGGCGAAGCCCGACGCGGTGTTCTGCTCCCTCTGGGGCGGCGACCTGGTCGCCTTCATCAAGCAGGCGAAGCCGTACGGCGTGTTCGACAAGATGAAGTGGATCATCGCCACGGGAGGGGACATCACCGTCGCCAAGGCGCTCGGGAAGGACATGCCCACGGGATTGATCGTCGACCAGCGGTACTACTTCCACTGGCCGAACAGCAAGAAGAACCAGGAGTTCGTGAAGGCATACCGGGCCCAGTTCAACGACTATCCGGCCGGATGGTCGGCCGAGGGATATGACGGCGTGTACTTCCTCGCCGCGGCCATCAAGAAGGCCGGTTCGCTCGACACCGACAAGGTGATCGCGGCCCTCGAAGGGCTGACGATCGACGCTCCCCGCGGGAAGTCGACGCTGCGGAAGGAGGACCACCAGCTCTCCAGCGACTTCATGGTCGGCGAAACCGTGTTCGTGAAGGAGTACCCGTTCGCCATCGTCGGGAAGACCGAGGTGTTCAAGGCGGACCAGGTGCTCTACTCGATC encodes:
- a CDS encoding ABC transporter substrate-binding protein: MRKTAIAVSMLLVLASVASAADTIKLGGMLPLSGRASDLGITCKQGAELAVKEINAKGGVLGKKFELLMADSKANVQELVSLSKRYTQKDKVNFLFGVVSSGGSLAVAEVAKQEKVIFMDTVGSTDTLTKEKWNRYTFRSGTCNSQEANSLVLYTASKHKNLMKFYNIGPDYEYGRTMWDLFKAKTKEVNPKAQFIGEQWPKLFIPDYTSYINAILQAKPDAVFCSLWGGDLVAFIKQAKPYGVFDKMKWIIATGGDITVAKALGKDMPTGLIVDQRYYFHWPNSKKNQEFVKAYRAQFNDYPAGWSAEGYDGVYFLAAAIKKAGSLDTDKVIAALEGLTIDAPRGKSTLRKEDHQLSSDFMVGETVFVKEYPFAIVGKTEVFKADQVLYSIAEWKKAQAGNK